The genomic segment ACGTTCGCGGCAGGCGATCCTTGAGGCGGCCCGTGCGCTGGTCTCCGAGGTCGGACACGACAAGGTGGCGATCGAGGCCATCGCCGTCCGGGCCGGCGTCGGCAAGCAGACGATCTACCGCTGGTGGCCGTCCAAGGGCGCCGTGATCCTCGACGCCTTCCTGGCACTCGGCGAGGGTGCCGGGGAGCGGAGGGTGACGCTGCCGGACACCGGGAACATCAAGGCCGACCTCAAGACGGCCATGCGCGCGACGGCCGCCGAGTTCGCCGCCCCGGAGTTCGAGAAGCCGATACGGGCGCTCACCATCGAGATCAGCAACGATCCCGACCTTGCCGCGCAGTACCGCGAGAAGCTGGCCCGGCCCGTGGACGACGCGAGGAAGGAACGGCTGCGCGGAGCGCAACGCGCCGGTCAGCTGGCCACGGACGCCGACCTCGACCTGGTCCTGGAGGTGCTGTACGCACCCCTGTTCCAGCGCTGGCTGCACCGCTCGGGCCCGCTGACCGCCGAGTACGCCGACTCGCTCGTCGACGTCACGCTCAGGGCCTTCCGGCCCGAGCCGGAGCGCTGACCTCCGCCACGGTCCGGACGTGTACCCATCCAGCACGCGGATGCCCCTCCGCCCCGCGAGCCGCCCGCGCCCGACTCCCACGCCCGCTCCACCAGCGGCTACGGGAGAGCCCTTGGGGCGTGCGCCAGTAGGTCATCGGATGCGGGGGTTTCGTGGGCGGGTGTCCCAGCGGTAGAGCGTCCAAGTGCGTCGGATGAGGCAGCGGACGGTGATGATGGCGTCGGCCAGGGCGATGAAGAACTCAACGGGCGCTCTTCGTCGCTCGGTGCGGCGGCGGAGCTCGCCGAAGTTGTTCATCCAGGAGTCCGTACGTTCGACGACCCGTCGTCCACCGGTCTGGATCGGGGTTTTCGCTCCGCTCGTCGGTGGTGAACATCTCTCGTCGCCGGCTGTGTCGGGTGGAGCCGTTCTCCATGGCGGAATGCGAAACCGCGTCAGCTTGTACCCAGGACGTACAGCTCGTAGGGGACGGTTCCGTTGTCGGTGTGCCGGTCGGACGTGCCGATGCGGGTGAACCCGGCTTTGGCCAGGACGCGGCCGGAGGCGGGGTTGTCGGGGTGGTGCATGGCTTCCAGCCGGTTGAGGCCGGCGGTGGTGAAGGCGACGGCGAGGGCCTGGCGGGCGGCCTGGGTGGCGTAGCCGTGACCCCAGGTGTCTTCGCGGAGGATGTAGCTGATGCTGCCCATGGTGGGGGTGCGTCGCCGCAGGGAGATCAGGCCGATCATCTCGTCTTCGGTGAGGATGGCCCAGCTCCACTGTGCGCGCGGGGTTTCGGCGGCTCGGGCGAGGGCGGCGCGGATCTTCTCGTGGGCCTCGTCGAGCGTGAGGGGCTTTCCGGTGGTGTGCCGGATGGAGGCGCCGCAGTAGACGCGGGTGAGGGCGGCGGCGTCATCCAAAGCAAGGGCGCGCAGGGTCACCATGCGGTGGTCAGCTCCTCCGCGGTGGGCCGGTCGGCGGGGTCGGGGGCCAGGCATGCGGTGATGGTGTCCTCGAACGCGGGTAACGGCCACGGGCGGACATCGCGCAGCGCGGTGGTGGTGCCCTTGGCGATGACGGCCAGTTTCTCCAGTCGGTCGGTGGTGTCGTCGTAGGGGACGGGTCGGCGGCCGGTCCAGCACCAGAACAGGGAGGCGCCCAGGCTCCAGATGTCGGCGGCCGGGTGTGCCTGGACGTGGGTGTCGGCGGGGGTGGAGAGGATCGAGGTGGCGATCTCGGGGGCGGTGGTGTGGGTGAGGGCTCCCCGGTACGAGACGCGGCGGCGGTCGTCGGGGCCGCAGGCGAGGGCGTAGTCGATGACCGCCGCCCGGCCGTCGTTCGTGACGAGGGTATTGGTGGGCTGGACGTCGGCGTGAGCCCATCCGGTGGCGTGCATCCGGGCGAGGCGCTCCGTCCAGCTGCGGGCGATGCCCGTGAGCCAGGGCCGGACCGAGGCGCGGTCTCCTTCTGGGCTGCGGGCCGGGGCGAGCGCCTGCCACAGGGGCGCGCCGTCGACCCAGTTGACGGCCAGCCACAGGCCGCCCTCCCACGTCCCGGCGCCAACCCGGTAGTCGGGGCTGATGGCGCCGGCGGCCGTGAGGCGAAGAAGGCGGTCGTCCTCCTGGGCCATCTCTGCGGCCTTCTCGTGGGCGTTGTCGCCGTCCGGGGTGTTGGCCTTCACCGCGACCGCTCCCCTGGGGCCCTGCACCTTCCAGACCCGGGAGCCGCGCCGGTCGCTCAGGAGCTGGATCGCGGCGGGGTTGCCGGTGTGGTCGGCGAGGAGGGCGACGGCTTCGGCGGGGGGAGGAGGTTTCTGGCCCATGTGCGGATGTCCTTCCACTCGGTGGGGATGTG from the Streptomyces sp. AM 4-1-1 genome contains:
- a CDS encoding protein kinase, producing the protein MGQKPPPPAEAVALLADHTGNPAAIQLLSDRRGSRVWKVQGPRGAVAVKANTPDGDNAHEKAAEMAQEDDRLLRLTAAGAISPDYRVGAGTWEGGLWLAVNWVDGAPLWQALAPARSPEGDRASVRPWLTGIARSWTERLARMHATGWAHADVQPTNTLVTNDGRAAVIDYALACGPDDRRRVSYRGALTHTTAPEIATSILSTPADTHVQAHPAADIWSLGASLFWCWTGRRPVPYDDTTDRLEKLAVIAKGTTTALRDVRPWPLPAFEDTITACLAPDPADRPTAEELTTAW
- a CDS encoding GNAT family N-acetyltransferase; the encoded protein is MVTLRALALDDAAALTRVYCGASIRHTTGKPLTLDEAHEKIRAALARAAETPRAQWSWAILTEDEMIGLISLRRRTPTMGSISYILREDTWGHGYATQAARQALAVAFTTAGLNRLEAMHHPDNPASGRVLAKAGFTRIGTSDRHTDNGTVPYELYVLGTS
- a CDS encoding TetR/AcrR family transcriptional regulator — translated: MSQAPKPDRSRRSERSRQAILEAARALVSEVGHDKVAIEAIAVRAGVGKQTIYRWWPSKGAVILDAFLALGEGAGERRVTLPDTGNIKADLKTAMRATAAEFAAPEFEKPIRALTIEISNDPDLAAQYREKLARPVDDARKERLRGAQRAGQLATDADLDLVLEVLYAPLFQRWLHRSGPLTAEYADSLVDVTLRAFRPEPER